TCGCCATTGATATGTTACGCCACTGTGACTTGAGTCGGTCCCCGATGGCTGCACTTGTTAAGGAATTGAAAAAACTGTTACATTCAAGTTGAGAACATCTACTTTTGCATGTATATAGAAATCAAAATTCTGTAGTTCATGCACTTGCCCAGATGAGAAAGACATCGTCTTGCACGACCGTCTAGGTAAGGAACGGCCCGGATGAGAGGAATAAAAAAACAGTTATGTTCAGGTTGAGAACATCTACTTTTGCATGTACGTAGAAATCAAAATTTCTGTAATTCATACACTTGTCCAAATGGGAAAGACATCGTCTGGCACAGTCGTCTAGCTGAGGCACGGCTCAGATGAGATTGATCAGCTGTGCAGATCATCAGATTGTAATGACTTTTCTCAAAAAATATATCAGATTGTAATGACAACTCTTGATGAATGAAACACCATTTTTTTTCTTAAAAAAGGAGTCctgatcttttttattttttgagaacAGCCATTAATCTGCCGGGTGAAACAGAAAACCGAAGGAGAGATAAGGTTTGGGCCAGCCCAGCCAcagcctctccctcgcccccgagcTCAGCTCGCCTCccctccgcctcgcctcgccggcgTCGCCATCTCCTCCCACCCCGCCGCCCTCATGCTCCTCCCAATGCGCCGCCTCGCCTCTTCTCCTTCCCTCCCAGCCATCTACCCGCACATCTCCCCTGCGCGGCGCTCCCTTGGGCTCCGGCGACAACATGGTCGAGGGGCGTCGGCAAGGAGGACGTCAGCGACGCCTGTGGTATGCTGCTTGGGTTCCCTGCCCGTGGCCAGTCAGTCGAGCCAATCGACAATGACCGGAGCGAATCCGGTGACGGTGGCGGGCACAGAGAGACCATCGGAGTGGAGCGGGGACGCGATACGCCGGCGTTTCCTTGATTTCTACGCCGCCCGTGGCCACAAGATACTTCCGAGCTCGTCTCTCGTGCCCGATGACCCCACCGTGTTCCTCACCATAGCTGGGATGCTTCAGTTCAAGCCTATATTTCTTGGCAAGGTGCGTCCGCATTATCAGACCATCAATTCCCGAAGTTTTAGTGGTTTCTGAGAAATTGGGGAATGTGGCGAACAAGGATAGTTTTCACTTTTCGTTTATAGTACTCCAGAAAAAACAGGAATAGAAAACACTTAACAGATTCCATGTCATGGCATATTGAACCCTACATGAACTAAAATCACAGGAATATGTAATACAAGTTGTTTGGTTGCACCACATGAGAAATGTAGGAATTTCCTTGGAGCATGGGGTGTGTGACATTGTCATAGACACAAAGCAAAATTTCAGTGAAATTTGTGCTTTgtacttttttttagaaaaggttgTGCTTTGTACTTGCATCCAAACTAGCGGGTAGGAAAATTTCTTGTCGTTTCCAGTCCCTCAAATCAAACAAGCTTTACATGAAAAATTCCTAAGGAATAGAATTCTCCAAAATTCCTACTAATCAAAGATGCCCTTATGTTTCAGTCCATTAGCACAATTCTTATCGTTATTTGTTGTCCATAACAACAATAGTGCTGTCTACAGTTCAATTCAATTTCTGAGTCATTGCACTCGTAGTAACAGGGAAGGAATTTCATCGTTGTTCCTAGATACACACACTATATTACAGTCTGTGCCTGTTTGATTTTACTACATGATGAAGTCCGTGTATTGTTACTTTAGGAACCTAGGCGTGTACCATGTGCCACCACCTCCCAGAAATGTATACGGACAAATGACATTGAGAATGTGGGACGCACATCCCGACATCAAACCTTCTTTGAGATGCTTGGGAACTTCAGCTTTGGCGATTACTTCAAGAAGGACGCAATCAAATGGGCATGGGAGCTGACAACCAAGGAGTATGAACAATTCCTTTATTCCGCATGCATCATGATATCCATGATGGTAAACTTTAAGCTGTTTATCTGGAAAAGATTGCCATGTCTCCGCTTGTTATCATAGAGATGTTGTTCACACGTTTCAAATCCattattatgccggatgtgatcttTGTCACTTTGTGCTATGCAAATACATTATTATGTCAAGCTTCAGCTGTTCTTAAACTGATCTTATATTACCTCAATGATGTTACTTGCATTTTAACTATCAGACTAGGCAAAGGAATCCACTTCACTCCACTGGGTTTTAATGGGTAGTTATAGTCCCCTGAACCTTTTGGGTCCACTTAACCTCCTGAACTTCTTTTTGGTCTACTTAACTCCTGGAACTTATAATAATGGGTCACTTCACTGTTCACTCCCTGACATCACATGTGGATGGTAATGCCATCTTCTACCTGCTTCGCGCTCAATATGTGTTGATTAGTCGGCCAGGCCCACCATGTTGTAGAAAATGATGTCAACATGCATGTGTTGGAAAAATCACTCCAAAACCAGCCTGGGGGGAGGGTGTGTGAAATGATCTGCTATTAGAATTACAGAATTACAATAGTTTAAGACAGGGGGGGGGGGTTGTGCAAATTTGTGTTACTTGAGGAGGAAAGTGGACTTTTTCTTTGACTCTGTGGAATCTTTAGAACATACTATGAGGTGCCACGCAACAGCATTCCTGCAATTCCTTTTCATGTTCTGCTAGTGCTGCCATTCATTTTGCTTGTGAACTTTGTTTAGGTATGGATTACCCCCAGAAAGATTGTGGATTAGTGTATTTGAAGATGACGACGAGGCATTCTCTATTTGGCTCAATGAGGTCAGTTATGTAAAACTGCATATTTCTGCAATTTTGCATACCTTctctgtttgtttgtttgtttgtttgttactGCTGTGATAAATATATAGTACATTTAACCACATATCACTGCTAATTCTCATTAATTTAACCCTGTGCATGGTTAAGAATTCACGAGATATATCTGTAGACAAAAAACCTTTAAAATCCCCAGAAAAATATGCAAGTTTTCCATAACAACTCAGTTTTAGTAAAAAGAGAGTAGAGATTCCGTGTAATGAATTTGTGATTCTTCACTAGTTATTTGAAATGTCAAACTTTCATGTGAGAGGTGTAGGGATCGTGTTTGGTATCATGGTACATGACACTCGAAAGATATAATGTTCTTCATTTGGTATTTTGTTAAGCTTATAGCAACGAATTTCTTCCTGCTTATTCTATCCAGGTTGGTGTACCAAAGGAACGGATAAAGAGGATGGGCGAGGATGATAATTTTTGGACTAGTGGTGCAACTGGACCTTGCGGACCATGTTCTGAAATGTATTATGATTTCCATCCTGAGAGAGGATCCTTGAATGCGGTATGTAAAGATTCTATGGCATCGATGGTTAAATGTTCAGTATTTTCTATTCTGTATGGAGTTCTCCAGTAACTGAAATTAGTGATGTTCATATAGTTGTGTGCAGGATTTGAATGATGATAGCCGATTTATCGAATTCTATAATCTTGTCTTCATGCAATACAACAAAAATGATGATGGATCTCTAGAACCATTGAAACAAAAGAACATTGATACAGGAATGGGGCTTGAGCGTATGGCGCGCATTCTTCAAAATGTAATGCTTGGCAATCCTTCAAATGGTCCATAACATTTTTTTTTAGCTACAATCTAACTTTGCACAGTTGTCTATTATATAGGTTCCAAACAATTACGAGACAGACTTGATTTTCCCAATAATGGAAAAGGCAGCAAGCATGGCGCTAGTTTCCTACGGTAAAGCTGATGATGCTATGAGGACAAATCTTAAAGTAAATCAATCTGGATCTATTACTTGTTTCATGATAAATTAGTTGTATGGACATAACCATTGGCATTTTCTCTCTTGCTAGGTAATTGGTGATCACATGAGGGCAGTTGTTTATCTCATATCAGATGGGGTCATCCCCTCGAATATTGGGAGAGGATATGTTGTTCGAAGGCTTATAAGAAGGGTCGTCCGGACTGGTAGATTGATAGGTATGAGAGGTGATGGGCATGAGAACTCTGAAGGTGCATTTTTACCTTCTCTAGCTGAGACAGTAATTAGCCTTAGCAGTGAGATAGATCCAGATGTTGAATCAAGGCGGAAATCAATTCTTGGAGAACTTCTAAGGGAAGAGCTGCGATTTGTACAGACTCTGGGAAGAGGTGAAAAGTTATTAGATGAACTTTTGGATGAGGCATTAGGTAGTGCTGGCGGGGACAAGCCTTGCCTATCTGGAAAAGATGTATTTCTTTTATATGATACATATGGTTTCCCCATTGAGATTACAGCTGAAATAGCTAGTGAACGGGATGTTACTATTGATATGAAGGGGTTTGATATTGAAATGGAAAACCAAAGAAAACAATCTCAGGCTGCTCACAATGTTATCAAACTTTCTGTGGGAAATGAGACCGAGATTGTCAAAAGTATCCCTGATACTGAATTTTTAGGGTATGAGTCCCTTTTTGCAACAGCTGTTGTTAAAGCTCTTTTAATTAATGGAAACCCAGTAGAAAATGTTTCAGAAGGTACTGATGTGGAAATACTATTAGACCGAACACCGTTCTATGCTGAATCAGGTGGTCAAGTTGGAGACAATGGTTTCTTATATGTGTATGGAGAGGAAGGTGGGAAACAAAATGCAGTCATACAAATCAAAGATGTCCAAAAATCCCTGGGAAACATCTTTGTTCACAAAGGCACAATTAAACAGGGGTCAGTCGAGGTTGGAAAGAAAATCGACGCTGCAGTTAATGGAAAACTGAGGCAgggagccaaggtatgaaaactATGAATATTTTTTCTTTCTTCCGTCTTCATGAATTTTATGAATAATTAAATTTTACTTCTGTTTTCATGCATTTTATGAATAATTAATTGTTGGGTCATCTGTGTGCTTTTGCTGGCCGGCATTTTAGACATTTGTAATAATTTTGTGAGCTTTAGACAAATATCATTTAGGCGCCTTTACTGGCTTTAAACAAGATACAAATATTGCTCAAGATAGTTATTTCGTTTTGCTGGTGTCCTCTGATAGCTTAGCATACATTCACATAAAATGTCTGATTGTCTGCAAAGATATTACTGGTAACTGGCATGAATATCAGTAAAAGGAAATGAGCTCTTTGTGACCTCAATTATCTAGTGTCTTCTCAGCATATGCTAGAACATGATGATATTACTGTTGCCTTGAAACAAAatgtttgcctctaacaaatgctcATCCAGGAAGTTACCGATTGCATCTTTTGCTACAGCACCTATCTATTTCCATTTCTTCTTTAACTTTTTTCTGTTTCCCCGTCTAGGCTCATCATACTGCTACACATCTACTACAGTCCGCTCTTAAAAGTGTCATTGGTTCAGAGACATCACAGGCTGGATCCCTTGTGGCTTTTGACCGCCTCCGATTTGACTTCAGTTTCCATCGGCCCCTTACAGAAAAGGAGTTACTGGAAATTGAATCACTGGTGAACCAATGGATTAGCGACGCAACACATCTCGAGACAAATGTGATGGCATTGCAAGATGCGAAAAATGCTGGTGCCACTGCAATGTTCGGAGAAAAATATGGTGAACAGGTTGGTATTTATAAAACAAAACAAATGGCATTCGAAATTAAGATATTACAGCAACATTTCTGCAAAGTCATATCACAGCAGGCGATGTTTAAATTTTTGTGAATTCTGCTAGGTTAGAGTTGTCGAGGTCCCTGGGGTGTCGATGGAACTGTGTGGTGGAACTCATGTCAGTAATACTGCGGAGATCCGTGGATTCAAGATAATCTCAGAACAGGGAATAGCTTCTGGAGTCAGAAGGATCGAGGCAGTTGCAGGTGATGCGTTTGTTGAGTATGTTTGTTCACGGGACAACTACATGCGACACTTATGCTCTTCGCTTAAGGTATGGTCCTACTCATCGTAGCGAATTTTCCCTTTTCCCCTGACATATCATATTTTTCTCGATGACTTGAGTAGCTGAAATCTGTGCATCTGATGATCTTCATACTTGTTCAAATGAATTTGGCATTTCCCTTTTGAAGTGCATTGAAACCCACCTATATGCTACATCAGGTACTAGTTGATCTGTTACAGATGCACATATTACATTTGTTACATGTGCAAATTTGTGGAAACTTAAATGTAAAATAGGCAGGCACAAGCCTACTTAATTGTACACACGCTTGTGCCAAACAGAAACAGTTATTTAGAAATCACTTGACTAAACACTTCATGCTTGTTACAAGCAATACCTTGTCCCATGTGGGTAGTGTGATTAGAGAGTGCAAGAGAGAGGTCTGTTGACCGTGCCATTCAAATTTTCCTTGTGTCTGCCATAGACATTTCAAGTATTTCTCATGGAGCATGATATTTTAACTATTAAC
This portion of the Triticum dicoccoides isolate Atlit2015 ecotype Zavitan chromosome 7A, WEW_v2.0, whole genome shotgun sequence genome encodes:
- the LOC119328690 gene encoding alanine--tRNA ligase, chloroplastic/mitochondrial-like yields the protein MLLPMRRLASSPSLPAIYPHISPARRSLGLRRQHGRGASARRTSATPVVCCLGSLPVASQSSQSTMTGANPVTVAGTERPSEWSGDAIRRRFLDFYAARGHKILPSSSLVPDDPTVFLTIAGMLQFKPIFLGKEPRRVPCATTSQKCIRTNDIENVGRTSRHQTFFEMLGNFSFGDYFKKDAIKWAWELTTKEYGLPPERLWISVFEDDDEAFSIWLNEVGVPKERIKRMGEDDNFWTSGATGPCGPCSEMYYDFHPERGSLNADLNDDSRFIEFYNLVFMQYNKNDDGSLEPLKQKNIDTGMGLERMARILQNVPNNYETDLIFPIMEKAASMALVSYGKADDAMRTNLKVIGDHMRAVVYLISDGVIPSNIGRGYVVRRLIRRVVRTGRLIGMRGDGHENSEGAFLPSLAETVISLSSEIDPDVESRRKSILGELLREELRFVQTLGRGEKLLDELLDEALGSAGGDKPCLSGKDVFLLYDTYGFPIEITAEIASERDVTIDMKGFDIEMENQRKQSQAAHNVIKLSVGNETEIVKSIPDTEFLGYESLFATAVVKALLINGNPVENVSEGTDVEILLDRTPFYAESGGQVGDNGFLYVYGEEGGKQNAVIQIKDVQKSLGNIFVHKGTIKQGSVEVGKKIDAAVNGKLRQGAKAHHTATHLLQSALKSVIGSETSQAGSLVAFDRLRFDFSFHRPLTEKELLEIESLVNQWISDATHLETNVMALQDAKNAGATAMFGEKYGEQVRVVEVPGVSMELCGGTHVSNTAEIRGFKIISEQGIASGVRRIEAVAGDAFVEYVCSRDNYMRHLCSSLKVKAEDVNSRVETILEELRTARNEASSLHSKIAVLKAASLASKAVLVEPHNVRILVENMGDVDADALKSAAEHLVGTLQDPAAVILGSSPGDGKVSLVAAFSPGVVKLGVQAGKFVGGIAKLCGGGGGGKPNFAQAGGRKPENLPDALEKARAEIVAVVSSKAS